A window from uncultured Desulfobacter sp. encodes these proteins:
- a CDS encoding pirin family protein: MSENTGLNIVSNIAPLGFNWPTVNPFLFCVHHKDDYPAGNEQLGPNASLAGRNIGQDFTIKDGWRMYHGQRIPGFPVHPHRGFETVTIVLNGFVDHSDSLGAAGRYGNGDVQWMTAGAGIQHAEMFPLLRQDKPNPLELFQIWLNLPRKKKFVTPYYAMLWAEQIPTRREKDAQGSLIDIRVIAGAIQDTVPPGPTPDSWANDPANEVAIWLIKMGANARWTLPAASAGINRALYFYKGDTIQAAGTMINNYHSADLASGHPVPLKNGSHEASLLLLQGKPINEPVAQHGPFVMNTQGEISQAYNDYQTTQFGGWPWSQPDPTHGSEQGRFSQYTDGKRENR; this comes from the coding sequence ATGTCCGAAAACACTGGTTTAAATATCGTTTCAAACATTGCGCCCTTGGGGTTTAATTGGCCAACTGTTAATCCGTTTCTTTTTTGTGTTCATCACAAGGACGATTACCCGGCAGGAAACGAACAGTTGGGGCCTAACGCCTCTTTGGCGGGCAGGAATATCGGTCAGGATTTTACTATAAAGGATGGGTGGCGGATGTACCATGGACAAAGGATTCCGGGCTTTCCCGTTCACCCCCATAGAGGTTTTGAAACCGTTACTATTGTTTTAAACGGATTTGTGGATCATTCCGACTCCTTGGGAGCTGCCGGCCGCTACGGCAACGGCGACGTGCAGTGGATGACGGCCGGAGCCGGCATCCAGCATGCTGAAATGTTCCCCCTGCTTCGTCAGGATAAACCCAACCCCCTTGAGCTGTTTCAGATCTGGCTGAACCTGCCTCGAAAGAAAAAATTTGTCACCCCCTATTACGCCATGCTGTGGGCGGAACAGATTCCCACCCGCCGTGAAAAAGATGCCCAGGGAAGCCTCATTGATATAAGAGTGATTGCCGGGGCGATCCAGGATACCGTCCCCCCGGGTCCAACCCCCGACTCCTGGGCCAATGATCCGGCCAATGAGGTTGCTATCTGGTTGATAAAAATGGGGGCAAATGCCCGATGGACGCTTCCTGCGGCGTCAGCGGGCATCAACCGGGCCCTCTATTTTTATAAAGGAGATACGATCCAGGCTGCAGGAACAATGATCAACAATTACCATTCGGCCGATCTGGCTTCAGGTCATCCGGTACCGCTGAAAAACGGCAGTCACGAGGCCAGTCTGCTCTTGCTGCAAGGAAAACCAATTAACGAACCCGTGGCTCAGCACGGACCTTTTGTCATGAACACCCAGGGAGAGATCAGCCAGGCCTATAATGATTACCAAACAACACAATTTGGAGGATGGCCCTGGTCCCAGCCAGATCCGACACATGGGTCGGAACAGGGCCGGTTTTCCCAATATACAGACGGAAAAAGGGAAAACAGGTAA
- a CDS encoding DsrE family protein — MATKVIFHIDEANKWEMVIANLTNLCKSIDTQDAAVELLANSNAVLGYKKGASAFKNELMNLNRQGVRFCACNNSLTGLNISSDELFDFISIVPVGVKELIDRQAEGFAYIRP, encoded by the coding sequence ATGGCTACAAAGGTAATATTTCACATTGATGAAGCTAATAAATGGGAGATGGTCATCGCAAATTTAACTAATCTGTGTAAAAGTATTGATACTCAAGATGCCGCGGTCGAACTTCTGGCTAACTCCAATGCCGTGCTGGGTTATAAAAAAGGAGCCTCTGCATTTAAAAACGAGCTTATGAATTTGAACCGGCAGGGGGTACGATTCTGCGCATGCAACAATTCCCTTACAGGTTTGAACATTTCCTCCGACGAGCTGTTTGATTTTATTTCAATTGTTCCTGTCGGTGTAAAGGAATTGATAGACAGGCAGGCCGAAGGGTTCGCCTATATCAGGCCGTAG
- a CDS encoding metalloregulator ArsR/SmtB family transcription factor codes for MKIFIKVMKALSDPNRVKMMKMLQHRPMCVCEIKEALGIAQSTASKHLKLLEDADLVRGFKDGLWVNYSLSDGSSSPFAANMIGNLKHWLENEREIKELNKILPGIDRHDIVGKE; via the coding sequence ATGAAAATATTCATCAAAGTTATGAAAGCATTATCCGATCCCAACCGGGTAAAAATGATGAAAATGCTTCAACACCGCCCGATGTGTGTCTGCGAAATAAAGGAAGCACTTGGAATTGCCCAGTCCACGGCAAGCAAACATTTGAAGCTTTTAGAGGACGCAGACCTGGTCAGAGGATTTAAAGATGGCTTGTGGGTTAACTATTCTTTGTCTGACGGCAGCAGTTCTCCATTTGCCGCCAACATGATCGGGAACCTGAAACACTGGCTGGAAAATGAGCGTGAGATCAAAGAATTGAATAAAATTCTTCCGGGAATTGACCGGCACGATATTGTCGGCAAAGAGTAA
- a CDS encoding quinone oxidoreductase, whose amino-acid sequence MSKAIIISKTGGPEVLEWKDHDPGRSGPGEVLLRHDAVGLNFIDVYHRTGLYPVTESPFIPGLEGAGIVEAVGSGVTEVNIGDRVAYAGVPMGAYAEKRLIPAHRLVSLPEEIPTTQAAAMMLQGMTARYLIRGCYSVSAGDTILVHAAAGGVGLILCQWARHIGAKVIGTVGSEEKAELAQANGCEFPILYNHEDFPQKVKKITGGQGVDVVYDSVGQATFMKSLDCLRPMGMMVSFGQSSGSVPAFDPGILAAKGSLFLTRPSLMAYTARRKDLLDHAKDLFDHVLQGAINIRVGQTYPLADAALAHTELEARKTKGSSILTI is encoded by the coding sequence ATGAGTAAAGCCATTATAATCAGTAAAACAGGCGGCCCCGAGGTTCTGGAGTGGAAGGATCATGATCCCGGTCGATCCGGCCCCGGCGAGGTGCTCCTGCGCCATGATGCGGTGGGACTTAATTTCATTGACGTCTATCACAGGACAGGGCTCTACCCGGTGACTGAATCACCCTTTATACCTGGCCTGGAGGGTGCGGGTATTGTGGAAGCCGTCGGGTCCGGTGTAACGGAGGTTAATATTGGTGACAGGGTTGCCTATGCCGGCGTTCCCATGGGGGCTTATGCTGAGAAAAGACTTATTCCCGCCCATCGTCTTGTCTCCCTGCCCGAAGAGATACCCACCACACAGGCTGCTGCCATGATGCTGCAGGGTATGACCGCCCGTTATCTCATCCGAGGGTGCTACTCGGTCAGTGCCGGGGATACCATTCTGGTCCATGCAGCTGCTGGAGGGGTAGGGTTAATCCTTTGCCAATGGGCAAGGCATATCGGGGCAAAGGTAATCGGCACGGTGGGGTCAGAAGAGAAGGCGGAGCTTGCCCAGGCCAACGGCTGCGAATTTCCCATTCTTTACAACCATGAAGATTTCCCTCAAAAAGTTAAAAAGATTACAGGCGGCCAAGGGGTTGATGTTGTTTACGACTCTGTGGGCCAGGCCACCTTCATGAAATCCCTTGACTGTTTAAGGCCCATGGGAATGATGGTTTCTTTCGGACAGTCATCGGGGTCGGTACCTGCTTTTGATCCCGGCATCCTTGCCGCCAAGGGCTCTTTGTTTCTGACCCGGCCAAGTCTCATGGCATATACTGCCCGGCGTAAAGATCTTCTTGATCATGCCAAAGATCTTTTTGATCATGTCCTTCAAGGGGCAATAAATATCCGGGTCGGCCAGACCTATCCCCTTGCAGATGCGGCATTGGCCCATACGGAACTGGAAGCACGAAAAACAAAAGGGTCATCCATCCTTACAATTTAG
- a CDS encoding DEAD/DEAH box helicase family protein: protein MNKKQLSERDICTKFITPALKQAGWDIATQVREEFSLTKGRIIVRGQLHTRAKHKRADYVLFYRPNIPIAIIEAKDNNHRVGDGMQQALGYADMLQVPFVFSSNGNGFLFHNKIAPDGIIECELSLQEFPAAETLWQWWVRHRGLNNQQNELVTQDYFSDGSDKSPRYYQLLAINKTIEAIARGQNRILLVMATGTGKTFTAFQIIWRLWKSKAKKRILFLADRNILIDQTMTNDFKPFGSAMTKIQKRQANKSYEIYLSLYQAVTGNEEERNIYKQFSPEFFDLIIIDECHRGSAAADSAWREILEYFTAATQIGLTATPKETKEVSNIDYFGAPIYTYSLRQGIDDGFLAPYKVVRIDLDRDLTGWRPDKGMIDKYGNEIEDRVYNQKDFDKTLVLEKRTRLVAKKITEFLKQTNRFDKAIVFCENIDHAERMRQALVNENSDLVAQSSKYVMRITGDNEEGKAELDNFIFPESKYPVIATTSKLMTTGVDAQTCKLIVLDQRIQSMTEFKQIIGRGTRINEDYGKYYFTIIDFKKATELFADPDFDGDPVQIYEPGDDESPVPPDVPLEAENGAGITYPEPGEDSGWTGVAEPEGESGIRRYVVANVEVKVAAERVQYFDANGKLITESLKDYTRKALTREYASLDDFLHRWSSTEKKQAIIDELSEQGIFFDALADEIGRQSGKIFDPFDLVCHVAWDMPPLTRKERAEQVKKRNYFTRYGAQARQVLEALLDKYADEGVANIEETQILTIAPFNEFGTPLEIIRAFGGLNQYQQAVYELEHALYRA, encoded by the coding sequence ATGAATAAGAAACAACTCTCCGAGCGTGATATCTGCACAAAATTCATTACTCCAGCGCTCAAACAGGCTGGATGGGATATAGCAACCCAGGTCAGGGAAGAATTCTCACTCACAAAGGGGCGTATCATCGTGCGCGGCCAGTTGCATACCCGTGCCAAGCACAAACGCGCCGATTATGTCCTCTTTTACAGACCCAATATTCCCATTGCCATTATCGAAGCCAAGGACAACAACCACAGAGTCGGCGATGGTATGCAGCAGGCGTTGGGCTATGCCGACATGCTGCAAGTGCCGTTTGTGTTCAGCTCCAACGGCAATGGTTTTCTATTTCACAACAAGATTGCCCCAGATGGCATTATTGAATGTGAACTTTCCCTCCAAGAATTCCCCGCTGCAGAAACGCTGTGGCAATGGTGGGTCCGGCACCGTGGTTTGAATAATCAGCAAAATGAACTGGTCACCCAGGATTATTTCAGCGACGGCAGTGATAAAAGTCCACGTTATTACCAGCTATTGGCCATCAACAAAACCATTGAGGCCATAGCTCGGGGGCAAAATCGCATCCTGCTGGTAATGGCCACCGGCACTGGCAAAACCTTTACCGCCTTTCAGATTATCTGGCGGCTGTGGAAGTCCAAAGCGAAAAAACGCATTCTGTTCCTTGCCGATCGCAACATTCTGATCGACCAGACCATGACCAACGATTTCAAACCGTTCGGTTCGGCCATGACCAAAATCCAGAAACGGCAGGCCAACAAGTCATACGAGATTTACCTTTCCTTATATCAGGCCGTCACAGGAAATGAGGAAGAAAGAAACATCTACAAACAATTCAGTCCCGAATTTTTCGATCTGATCATCATTGATGAATGCCACCGGGGCAGCGCTGCCGCCGACTCCGCCTGGCGTGAAATTCTTGAATACTTCACCGCCGCCACCCAAATCGGTCTTACCGCCACGCCCAAAGAGACTAAAGAGGTCTCCAATATCGACTACTTTGGTGCGCCAATCTATACCTATAGCCTACGGCAGGGAATAGATGATGGCTTTCTGGCGCCCTACAAGGTCGTGCGCATCGACCTTGACCGGGATTTGACGGGTTGGCGGCCCGACAAGGGGATGATCGACAAGTATGGAAATGAGATCGAAGACCGCGTGTACAACCAGAAGGATTTTGACAAGACCCTGGTTCTTGAAAAGCGGACCCGGCTCGTGGCCAAAAAGATCACCGAGTTTCTTAAGCAGACCAACCGCTTCGACAAAGCTATCGTTTTCTGTGAGAACATCGACCATGCCGAGCGCATGCGTCAGGCCCTGGTCAATGAAAATTCCGATTTGGTAGCGCAAAGCAGCAAGTACGTTATGCGCATTACCGGAGACAACGAGGAAGGCAAGGCCGAACTCGACAATTTCATTTTTCCGGAAAGCAAATATCCGGTTATCGCTACCACCTCCAAGCTGATGACCACCGGCGTGGATGCCCAGACCTGCAAACTCATCGTGCTCGACCAGCGCATTCAGTCCATGACCGAGTTTAAACAGATCATCGGGCGCGGCACCCGCATCAACGAAGATTACGGCAAGTACTATTTCACCATCATCGACTTCAAGAAAGCCACCGAGCTGTTTGCCGACCCTGATTTCGATGGTGATCCGGTGCAGATCTACGAACCTGGGGACGATGAATCACCGGTACCGCCGGATGTTCCATTAGAGGCCGAAAATGGCGCCGGCATCACCTACCCGGAACCTGGAGAAGACTCGGGGTGGACAGGTGTCGCCGAACCAGAAGGGGAAAGCGGTATTCGCCGGTACGTCGTAGCCAATGTTGAGGTCAAGGTTGCCGCCGAACGCGTCCAGTATTTCGACGCCAACGGTAAACTCATCACCGAATCCCTCAAAGACTATACCCGCAAGGCATTGACCAGGGAATACGCCTCCCTCGACGATTTCCTCCACCGCTGGAGCAGCACAGAAAAGAAGCAGGCCATCATCGATGAGCTTTCTGAACAGGGGATCTTCTTTGATGCCCTTGCCGATGAAATCGGCCGGCAATCCGGCAAAATATTCGACCCATTCGATTTAGTCTGTCATGTCGCCTGGGATATGCCGCCCCTCACCCGCAAGGAACGGGCGGAACAGGTGAAGAAACGTAACTACTTTACCCGATACGGCGCGCAGGCCCGCCAGGTGCTGGAAGCCCTGTTAGACAAGTACGCCGACGAAGGTGTGGCCAACATCGAAGAGACACAGATACTCACCATCGCACCCTTTAACGAATTCGGAACGCCCCTGGAAATTATCCGCGCCTTTGGCGGGCTGAATCAGTATCAGCAGGCGGTGTACGAACTGGAGCATGCCCTTTACAGGGCCTGA
- a CDS encoding arsenate reductase ArsC has protein sequence MKEKLKILFLCTGNSCRSQMAEGWTRKLKGDIVDAYSAGVETHGLNPDAVKVMAEVGIDISSQRSKLIHEFMDMELDAVITVCGHAHETCPYFPPRCKVIHVGFDDPPKMARELAEQGADEEQQLDCYRKIRDEIKVFIEKMPENINK, from the coding sequence ATGAAAGAAAAACTTAAAATATTATTTCTCTGTACGGGCAATTCTTGCCGTAGCCAGATGGCGGAAGGCTGGACCAGGAAACTAAAAGGAGACATAGTCGATGCATACTCTGCGGGTGTTGAAACACACGGTCTGAATCCCGATGCCGTAAAAGTAATGGCTGAAGTCGGTATAGATATCTCAAGCCAACGCTCCAAACTGATTCATGAATTCATGGACATGGAACTGGACGCGGTCATCACCGTCTGTGGCCATGCCCATGAAACCTGTCCTTATTTCCCGCCTCGCTGCAAGGTAATTCATGTCGGCTTTGATGATCCGCCCAAAATGGCCAGAGAGCTTGCTGAACAGGGTGCAGATGAGGAGCAGCAACTGGACTGCTACCGGAAAATAAGAGATGAAATCAAGGTTTTTATTGAAAAAATGCCTGAAAATATCAATAAATGA
- the arsB gene encoding ACR3 family arsenite efflux transporter: protein MNTHAGNERKMTSLFERYLTIWVGLCIIGGIFLGKIAPGLAKSLDAMSINVKGAPVVSIPIAVCLFFMMYPIMVKIDFASVIKAGKSGKPVFLTLFINWCIKPFTMYAIALFFLGFLFKSLIGAEAIDLVKMPFGLNLPVGAQHGAGIVVLQDGIKMLQVPLWRSYFAGCILLGIAPCTAMVLVWGYLSKGNDGLTLVMVALNSLTMLVLYGILGGFLLGVGKLPIPWQALLLSVSIYVALPLVAGYFSRKWIIAVKGETWFKEKFLGILTPVTISALLLTLVLLFSFKGDVITANPLTILWIAIPLFLQTILIFALGYAAAKFFKLKYEDAAPAAMIGASNHFEVAIATAVMLFGLSSGAALATVVGVLIEVPVMLMLVGFCKKTTHWFGA from the coding sequence ATGAATACACACGCTGGGAATGAACGTAAAATGACCAGTCTTTTTGAGCGTTATCTGACAATCTGGGTCGGACTATGTATTATCGGTGGAATTTTTCTGGGCAAAATTGCACCTGGTTTGGCAAAATCGCTGGATGCCATGTCTATCAATGTAAAAGGTGCACCGGTTGTCTCTATCCCGATAGCAGTCTGTCTGTTCTTCATGATGTACCCGATTATGGTTAAAATTGATTTCGCATCTGTAATCAAAGCCGGTAAAAGTGGCAAACCCGTATTTTTAACCTTGTTCATCAACTGGTGTATCAAACCGTTTACCATGTATGCCATCGCACTTTTTTTTCTGGGGTTCCTTTTTAAATCCTTGATCGGGGCCGAGGCCATTGACCTGGTAAAAATGCCTTTCGGCCTCAACTTGCCTGTGGGAGCTCAACATGGGGCCGGCATTGTGGTGTTGCAGGACGGTATTAAAATGTTGCAGGTGCCTTTGTGGCGAAGCTATTTTGCAGGGTGCATCCTTCTGGGAATAGCCCCCTGCACGGCTATGGTGCTTGTGTGGGGATACCTGTCAAAGGGGAATGATGGCCTGACACTGGTGATGGTTGCATTAAATTCACTGACCATGCTTGTGCTCTACGGCATACTTGGCGGATTTCTGCTTGGTGTCGGCAAACTACCTATTCCCTGGCAGGCGCTGCTGCTCTCTGTCTCAATTTATGTCGCATTGCCGCTTGTTGCAGGTTACTTTTCACGCAAGTGGATCATCGCGGTCAAGGGGGAAACCTGGTTCAAGGAAAAGTTTTTAGGTATTCTGACGCCTGTAACAATCAGTGCACTGCTGCTAACGCTTGTTTTGCTGTTCAGTTTCAAAGGGGACGTCATTACGGCAAACCCGTTAACGATTCTATGGATAGCCATTCCGCTTTTTCTCCAGACCATATTGATCTTTGCCCTGGGGTACGCCGCAGCGAAATTTTTTAAACTGAAATATGAAGATGCGGCACCTGCTGCCATGATCGGGGCTTCCAACCATTTTGAGGTAGCCATTGCAACCGCTGTTATGCTTTTCGGCCTTTCATCCGGAGCAGCACTGGCCACTGTGGTCGGCGTTTTGATAGAAGTTCCTGTAATGCTCATGCTGGTGGGGTTCTGTAAAAAAACGACCCATTGGTTTGGCGCTTGA
- a CDS encoding IS110 family transposase — MKRNITIGMDLGDQKNVVVAMDETGKEIETKTIRNTELSLRKFFSRYCDATVAIEAGTHSPWISRLLKEIGCTVYVGNPRKLRIIWDSNDKSDLRDARILAMVCRVEPRLLWPIKHRDRQAYADLGIIKARDTLVQNRVRMINHIRSVTKTSGSRIPKCSTPSFSKRAPDYIPKELRGPLDPLITTIDHLTQQIKEMDRQINKLCKKYSETEKLLQVPGVDPITALAFVLTIEDPHRFTKSRQVGAFLGLTPKRDQSGKCDKQLRISKAGNTYLRSLLVSCGHYIIGPFGPECDLRAFGLSIVLRGGKNAKKRAAVALARKLAVLLHRLWISDQKYNCFYSDVANTAA, encoded by the coding sequence ATGAAACGTAATATCACTATTGGTATGGATTTGGGAGATCAAAAAAATGTGGTCGTTGCAATGGATGAAACAGGAAAAGAAATTGAAACAAAAACCATTCGCAATACAGAACTTTCTCTCCGAAAATTTTTCTCCCGATATTGCGATGCCACTGTTGCCATTGAGGCTGGGACCCATTCTCCGTGGATTAGTAGGTTGTTAAAAGAAATCGGTTGTACCGTATATGTTGGCAATCCACGAAAATTAAGGATTATCTGGGACAGCAATGATAAATCAGATCTCCGGGATGCAAGAATTCTTGCAATGGTTTGCCGGGTTGAACCCAGATTGCTATGGCCAATAAAGCATAGAGACAGACAAGCCTATGCTGATTTAGGGATCATTAAAGCAAGAGACACCCTGGTGCAAAACCGTGTTCGAATGATCAATCATATCCGTAGTGTTACCAAAACAAGTGGCAGCAGAATCCCAAAATGCAGCACACCAAGTTTTTCAAAACGGGCGCCAGATTACATACCAAAAGAATTAAGAGGGCCGCTTGACCCATTAATAACCACGATTGATCACCTGACTCAACAAATTAAAGAAATGGATCGTCAAATCAACAAATTATGCAAAAAGTATTCTGAAACTGAAAAATTACTTCAAGTACCGGGTGTTGATCCAATCACCGCCTTGGCTTTTGTTTTAACAATAGAAGATCCCCATCGTTTTACAAAAAGTCGCCAAGTAGGGGCTTTCCTGGGATTGACACCTAAACGAGACCAATCTGGGAAATGCGATAAACAACTACGAATAAGCAAGGCGGGTAATACATATTTAAGATCTTTGCTTGTCAGTTGTGGACATTACATCATCGGCCCTTTTGGGCCAGAATGTGATTTGCGCGCATTTGGATTATCAATAGTTTTACGTGGTGGCAAAAATGCAAAGAAGCGTGCCGCGGTAGCTTTGGCCAGAAAACTTGCTGTTCTACTGCATAGGTTATGGATAAGTGATCAGAAGTATAATTGCTTTTATAGTGACGTTGCTAACACAGCTGCATAG
- a CDS encoding class I SAM-dependent DNA methyltransferase → MSLTNLIKAIQDIMRKDVGVDGDAQRISQMVWLIFLKIFDDKEQEWQLTVPDYKSPLPSRFCWSSWAKDPEGMTGEELIDFVNNDLFPAFKKLATAAGVSPLGKVVGSVFEDAYNYMKSGTLLRQVINTIEEDVDFNKSGDRHLFNDIYEKILSDLQSAGNAGEYYTPRAVTQFMVDMLDPGLGQTILDPACGTGGFLTCAIQHLNKQVKTADDRTRLQECIQGVEKKPLPYMLAMTNMMLHGIDVPTHIRHDNTLSRPLKDYGPRDRVDLIITNPPFGGMEEDGIETNFPRKYQTRETADLFMALIMHLLKHDTGKAAVVLPDGFLFGEGTKTNLKRELLEDFNLHTIVRLPKGVFSPYTSIATNLLFFEKGGPTKEVWFFEHPYPKGYKSYSRSKPLTIGEFDLEKAWWGGAKRRDRKTSEQAWKVSAKELIANNYNLDSKNPYEEAVNHRDPKELMTEYQQIVDQLQAAQADLKAELMACLSINQGSKA, encoded by the coding sequence ATGTCACTAACCAACCTGATCAAGGCCATTCAGGACATCATGCGCAAGGATGTCGGCGTTGATGGTGATGCCCAGCGCATCAGCCAGATGGTCTGGCTGATTTTCCTGAAGATCTTCGACGACAAGGAGCAGGAATGGCAGCTCACCGTGCCCGATTACAAATCACCTCTGCCCAGCCGCTTTTGCTGGTCCAGCTGGGCCAAGGACCCTGAGGGGATGACCGGAGAGGAGCTCATCGACTTCGTCAACAACGACCTTTTCCCGGCGTTCAAAAAACTGGCCACCGCCGCTGGTGTTTCACCCCTTGGCAAGGTGGTCGGCTCGGTTTTCGAAGATGCCTACAACTACATGAAGTCCGGCACCCTGTTGCGCCAGGTGATCAACACCATTGAAGAAGATGTGGACTTCAACAAATCCGGCGACCGCCACCTGTTCAACGATATTTATGAAAAGATTCTATCCGACCTCCAATCGGCTGGCAACGCAGGTGAATACTACACCCCCCGCGCTGTTACTCAATTCATGGTCGACATGCTCGACCCTGGGCTAGGGCAAACCATCCTCGACCCGGCCTGCGGAACCGGCGGCTTTCTCACCTGCGCCATCCAGCACCTGAACAAACAGGTCAAAACTGCCGATGACCGCACGCGACTGCAGGAATGTATCCAGGGTGTGGAGAAAAAACCGCTGCCCTACATGCTGGCCATGACCAACATGATGCTGCACGGCATCGACGTGCCCACCCATATCCGCCACGACAATACCCTCTCCCGGCCGCTCAAGGATTATGGCCCCCGTGACCGGGTGGACCTGATCATTACCAATCCGCCTTTCGGCGGCATGGAAGAAGACGGGATTGAAACCAATTTCCCGCGCAAGTACCAGACCCGCGAGACCGCAGACCTCTTTATGGCGCTGATTATGCATCTTTTGAAACACGATACCGGCAAGGCGGCCGTGGTCCTGCCCGACGGTTTTCTCTTTGGCGAGGGCACTAAAACCAACCTCAAGCGCGAGCTGTTGGAGGATTTCAACCTGCACACCATCGTTCGTCTGCCCAAAGGTGTGTTTAGTCCCTACACCAGCATTGCCACCAACCTCCTCTTTTTCGAGAAAGGCGGCCCCACAAAGGAGGTCTGGTTCTTCGAGCACCCGTATCCTAAGGGGTACAAATCCTACTCCCGCTCCAAACCCCTGACCATTGGCGAATTTGATCTTGAAAAGGCCTGGTGGGGCGGCGCCAAACGCCGGGACCGCAAGACCTCCGAGCAGGCCTGGAAGGTTTCTGCCAAAGAGTTGATCGCAAACAATTACAACCTGGACAGCAAAAATCCCTATGAGGAGGCGGTCAACCACCGCGATCCAAAAGAGTTGATGACCGAATACCAGCAGATTGTTGATCAGCTCCAGGCGGCCCAGGCAGACTTGAAAGCTGAATTGATGGCCTGCCTTTCAATCAATCAAGGGAGCAAGGCATGA
- a CDS encoding helix-turn-helix transcriptional regulator, whose translation MGTKPFSEQVKAVRVGLKLSQEELAHALGVSFATVNRWENGKTNPSKLAHRQFEQFCSDKKGRGELSDE comes from the coding sequence ATGGGAACAAAACCATTTTCAGAACAGGTAAAGGCGGTACGCGTGGGACTGAAACTCAGCCAGGAAGAGCTTGCCCATGCTCTCGGCGTCAGCTTCGCTACGGTCAATCGCTGGGAAAATGGTAAAACGAATCCGTCGAAACTCGCCCATCGCCAGTTCGAACAATTTTGCAGCGACAAAAAAGGACGAGGAGAGTTAAGCGATGAATAA
- a CDS encoding permease: MSSNTTPTGTVWRNKPVLALNLFLGAAGVVLWWLIYQQLPGVSKWLTYGLLPITQGSHLGDSVEFFLYDTPKVMMLLFLVVFGVGILRSFFTPEKTRAFLSGKSEFAGNIFAALLGIVTPFCSCSAVPLFIGFVTAGVPLGVTFSFLISAPMVNEIALGLLYGLLGWKVAAIYMGTGLFIAIFAGWVIGRLKLENYIEDWVTQANLTAVEMEEERLTWNDRFIYGWDAVKEIIGRVWIYVILGIAVGAGIHGFVPEGMMASIMGKGSWWSVPASVLIGVPMYSNAAGVIPVVEALLGKGAALGSVLAFMMSVIALSLPEMVILRKVLKPRLIGVFVGVVACGILIVGYLFNTIL; encoded by the coding sequence ATGAGTTCAAATACAACCCCGACCGGCACAGTCTGGAGAAACAAGCCGGTATTGGCGCTGAATTTATTTCTGGGGGCCGCAGGCGTTGTTCTGTGGTGGTTGATTTACCAGCAGTTGCCCGGGGTCTCCAAATGGCTGACATATGGCCTGCTCCCGATTACCCAAGGGTCTCACCTGGGAGATTCAGTAGAATTTTTTCTTTATGATACGCCCAAAGTCATGATGCTGCTCTTCCTGGTTGTCTTTGGTGTAGGTATTCTCCGGAGTTTTTTCACCCCGGAGAAAACCCGGGCCTTTCTTTCCGGGAAAAGTGAATTTGCAGGCAATATTTTTGCAGCGCTTCTTGGGATTGTCACTCCTTTTTGCTCTTGTTCCGCTGTGCCGCTTTTCATCGGATTTGTGACGGCAGGCGTTCCTTTAGGCGTCACCTTTTCATTTTTGATCTCAGCGCCCATGGTCAATGAAATCGCCCTGGGTCTTTTATACGGGCTCCTGGGTTGGAAAGTCGCTGCCATCTACATGGGGACCGGTCTTTTCATTGCCATATTTGCCGGATGGGTGATTGGCCGCCTGAAACTTGAAAATTACATTGAAGACTGGGTGACCCAGGCCAACTTAACTGCGGTTGAAATGGAAGAGGAAAGATTAACCTGGAATGACCGGTTTATCTACGGCTGGGATGCCGTAAAGGAGATTATCGGCCGGGTCTGGATCTATGTCATACTGGGTATTGCCGTAGGCGCCGGCATACACGGGTTCGTTCCGGAAGGTATGATGGCGTCCATCATGGGCAAAGGCTCCTGGTGGTCTGTGCCGGCCTCGGTTCTGATCGGTGTCCCCATGTATTCCAATGCCGCCGGAGTGATCCCTGTTGTTGAGGCGCTGTTGGGCAAAGGGGCGGCGTTGGGCTCTGTCCTGGCATTCATGATGAGCGTTATCGCATTGTCTTTGCCGGAGATGGTGATATTGAGAAAAGTGTTAAAACCAAGACTGATCGGCGTATTCGTCGGCGTTGTCGCCTGCGGTATTCTGATCGTAGGATATCTGTTTAATACGATTTTATAA